The Gemmatimonas phototrophica region TACGGCATGGACCGGGACAACCGCTGGGAGCGTACGGGGCTCTGGTTCCAGGCGGCCGTCCACGGACAAGCGCCGGTGGAGACGGACGCGCTGGCCGCGCTACAGCGCTCGTACGATGCCGGTGTGACCGATGAATTCGTGAAGCCCTGGGTCATGGCCGATCACGAAGGGGCCGCGCTGGCGCCCATGAAGGATGGCGATGCGCTGATCTGCTTCAACTTCCGCAGTGATCGCATGCGTCAGTCGCTGCGGGCGCTGGCGCTCCCCGACTTCAATGGCTTTGAGACGGGGAAACGCCCGCTGGTGCACATCAGCACCATGACGCAGTACGACGACACGTTCCCGTTTCCCGTGGCCTTTGCGCCGCAGTCCATGAAGCACCTGGTTGGCGAGGTGATTGCGGACGCCGGCCTGACGCAGCTGCGCACGGCCGAAACGGAGAAGTATCCGCATGTCACGTTCTTCTTCAACGGGGGGCATGAGCACCCGTTGGCCGGGGAAGATCGCAAGATGGTCGCCAGCCCCAAAGTGGCCACCTACGACCTGCAGCCCGAAATGAGTGCCGCAGGCATTTGCGATATTTTGTGTGATGCGTTGGCGAATCGCACGCATGACTTCATGCTCTGCAACTTCGCCAACACGGACATGGTGGGACACACCGGTTCGTTGCCGGCCGCCATCAAGGCCGTGGAAACGGTGGATGCCTGCCTGGGACGCGTGTTGGCGGCTGCCCGGCAGGGTGGGGCGCGACTGATCATTACGGCCGACCACGGGAACGCCGACGTGATGGTTGACCCGGTGACGCACCAACCACACACCGCGCACACGACGAACCCGGTACCGCTGGTCATACTCGATCCTGACGAAACGGCCCCACTACGGAGTGGCGGGGCCCTCTGTGATGTCGGGCCCACGGCTCTGGCGCTGCTGGGGCTCACGCTTCCCCCCGAAATTTCCGGTCGC contains the following coding sequences:
- the gpmI gene encoding 2,3-bisphosphoglycerate-independent phosphoglycerate mutase, translating into MSARVDRAVALIILDGWGYREECEANAICLANTPNWDQIWSHPSRTLLTASGKPVGLPEGQMGNSEVGHLNLGAGRIVMQDLVRIGAAIDDRSFFANPTLVAACEHARFNDGTLHLLGLLGDGGVHATDEHLHALIDLAVQHQVPRVVVHAMLDGRDTPPTSGMEFLRATLTRMEGKAQLASVSGRYYGMDRDNRWERTGLWFQAAVHGQAPVETDALAALQRSYDAGVTDEFVKPWVMADHEGAALAPMKDGDALICFNFRSDRMRQSLRALALPDFNGFETGKRPLVHISTMTQYDDTFPFPVAFAPQSMKHLVGEVIADAGLTQLRTAETEKYPHVTFFFNGGHEHPLAGEDRKMVASPKVATYDLQPEMSAAGICDILCDALANRTHDFMLCNFANTDMVGHTGSLPAAIKAVETVDACLGRVLAAARQGGARLIITADHGNADVMVDPVTHQPHTAHTTNPVPLVILDPDETAPLRSGGALCDVGPTALALLGLTLPPEISGRDLRDRSSAHQS